A window of Thermosipho japonicus genomic DNA:
TTCATAATAAGTTTACTTTTTAATTTCCACTTATTTAGAATGTTAACACAAACTATATATTGTATATTTTGCTTTTATGATATACAATATATTGTGGTTATATAAAAATTATATTCAATTCTTTTAATTGGGGGGTATTTTATGTTCGTTAAATTCGGCTACTCTGAAGATTTTGATTTGCAATTTAAAAAACTAGAAGAAAAATATGGTTCTGAAATTTTTGAATTAGAAGGTTTTGGTAAAAATCTTGATATTGATTATTTTAATAAGAAGTTCTTTGCTAATGAAAAAATAGGTGATTTATCAATTGACACAAACGCTAACGTCCGCTCAAAGCACATTGGAACATACTTTGCTGAAGTAAATAAACCATTTACAAAATTAAATTCTATTTATGTTATCTGGAAAAAAATGAAAAAACTCTATGGAAAAGAAGATGCAAACAAATTTTTAGAAGCACAAATCAATGGAGCAATTTATTTACATGATGCACATCATGCAGCATTTATGCCATATTGTTTTGCCTATACTCTCCAACCAATAGTGGAGAAAGGTTTACCGTTTATCGACACAATTCAATCAATTCCAGCACAACATTTATCTACATTCATTCAACATGTAATTCAATTTGTAATGTTTGCTTCCAATCAATCAAGTGGTGCAGTTGGACTTCCCGACTTTTTTGTATGGATGTGGTATTACGTAAAGAAAGACTTAGAAGAAGGCATTATACCAAAAGACAAAATTGACTGGTATATTGAACAACATTTTCAAATTCTAACTTATTCATTTAATCAACCAATTAGAACACATCAATCACCATATACAAATTTTACATATTTAGACAGAAATTACATCAAAGCGATATTTGAAGGGGAAAAATATCCAGATGGTACACCTATTGTAAATGAACTAGAGAACATAATTAAATTGCAAAAACACTATTGGGAATGGGTCGCAAAAGAAAGAGAAAGGCAGATGTTTACATTCCCTGTTCTTACAGCTTCACTTCTCTATAAAGATGGAAAATTTGTAGACGAAGATAGCGCAAGGTTTATCAACAAAATTAATTTAAAATGGCAAGATACAAACTGGTATATCTCTGATTCAATTGATGCAGTTGCATCATGTTGCAGGCTCACAAGCTCTACTAAAGAAATAAAACTCTCACTATCAGCGGATCCTGAAGATACCAAATTAAAAGGCATGGCAAATTCTATCGGGGGTTCAGACCTCAATATAGGTTCATTTAAGGTTGTAACAATTAACCTTCCGAGAATTGCTCTTGAAGCAAATGGAGATAAGGATAAATTCTTTGAAATTCTGAATGAAAGGGTAGATCTAGTACAAAAAATCCTTCATGTAGTAAGAACCATTATTCAAGAAAGAATTGAACAAGATGTATTACCACTTTATAAAGTAGGACTTATGAAGCTTGAAAGACAATATGGAACAATTGGAATTACGGGAGTATGGGAATCATCAGATTTTATGGGACTTACCGAACTTTCTGCAGAAGGCTTAAAATATTCAAAAGATGGGGAAATGTTTGTATCTCAGACTCTTGACTTTATTAAGTCTAAAGCCGAGGAAGGTTTTAAAAAATATGGTTTTACATTTAACATTGAACAAGTGCCTGCAGAAAAAGCAGCAGTTACTCTTGCAAAAAAAGATGCAATCATATTTGGAAAAGAAAGGCAACCATATGAACTTTATTCAAATCAATGGGTGCCACTAACAGCTGAAACTGATATGATGAATAGAATAAAATACTCAGGAAAATTTGACAAAAAGGTATCAGGCGGTGCTATATTACACATTAACATAGGTGCACCTTTTAAGTCTGAAGAAGACTCATGGAAGATGGTTAATCTTATAGCTAAAAAGGGTGTTATGTACTTTGCATTCAACCAAAAAATTTCAGTTTGTAATGAAGGTCATGCATTTATCGGAAAAAGATGCCCGATATGCGGAAAAGAAAAAGCAGAAGAATACATTAGAATAGTAGGTTACCTCGTTCCAATTAATTCCTTTAATAAAACAAGAAGAAACTATGAATACTCAAAAAGGAAATTCTATTCACTGGAGGTAATGTAACATGACTGTCTATGTAAATAGAATTTTCTTTTCAACAAATGATCATCCAAAATTATTAGGTCTTTCTATTTATTTTCAAGGCTGTGATAGGTCTCCAAAATGTCTGTTATGTCACAACAAAGAAACTTGGGAACCTTACAAAGGATTTAAATACGATTTAGAAGACCTTATACAAATTTTAAAAGATAAAATAAATTATGCTCTTGAATCATATGACAAAATAGCTGTGGTATATTTAGGTGGTGAGCCCCTTGCCCCATATAACAGAGATGCAGTCTTTCAAATTTCAAAAGAATTAAAAGAAGAATTTTCGGAAAAAATTGTAAATACCCTTTATTCCTGGAGAACACTAGAGGAAATAGAAAGACAAAATTTAGAAAATTACATTGAATATATGGATGAATTAGTTTTAGGGCCATATGATTATACGCAAAGAAACGTTGACGAAAAAGGCAATGTTTTGTTTCCGGCATCAAAAAATCAAAAATATATTAGGCTTAATAAAGTACTAAGTAAATAAGAAGAGGAGGAAGCATTATGTATGAAGACATTATAAAACACTGGCTAGATGTTGAACCTTCAAAAAACGCCTACAAAATACTTTCCGAAAGGTACTTTACCAAAGATATAAGTGGAAACTTTTTAGAAAATAAGTGGGAAGACGTATGTAGAAGAGTTGCCAGAGTAGTTGCAACATCGGAACTTGTCAACAACCCACAAGTAAAAAAAATGGATGATGCAAAGAAATTAGAGATAATAAAGGAAACAGAAGAAACGTTCTTTAAAATGCTAAAAGCTAGAATATTTATCCCAAATAGCCCTACTCTATTTAATGCTGGTATGGGTGTAAGGTATGAGCTTCTCTGGAAACCTATTGAAAATATGACACTTTCTGATTACCAAGAAATATACAACACCAGAAATCACCTGCACATGTTATCTGCTTGTTTTGTAGTTCCAGTTGATGACAGCATCAATGGAATATTTGAAGCAGTAAAAGAATATGCATTAATTACAAAAGCAGGAGGAGGAATCGGATCTAACTTTTCAAGTTTAAGACCAAAGGGAAGTTTTGTGGCTGGAACCCACGGTCAAGCATCTGGGCCTGTATCATTCATGCATGTTTTTAACTCGGCAATTGGAGTTGTAGAACAAGGGTATAAAAGACGTGGAGCATTAATGGGGATATTAAATATAAACCATCCGGACATCGAAGAATTTATAACTGCCAAAGAAAACAATGATGGAGAAAAAGTACTAAAATATTTCAATATTTCTGTAGGAATCCCATTTGATAAAAAGGAACTTCTAAAATTATATGAAGAAGATGGTGAAATAGAACTTTCACATCCAAAGTTTACAGAAAAAAGATATATAAAAGCAAGGGATATAATTAAACAAATAGCAGAAAATGCATGGAAAACAGGTGATCCAGGTCTTGCATTTCTACATGAAATGAATAAATATTATCCGTTGTATCCAGAAATGGAAATAATCTCCACCAACCCATGTGGTGAAATAGGCCTTGCGCCATATGAAGCATGTAATCTTGGATCAATTGATGTTGCTAAATTTGCCACAGAAGACGGACAAGTTGATTGGGATGCACTTGAAGATACTGTAAGACTTGCTGTAAGATTCCTAGATAACGTAATCGATGTTAATGTCTTTCCTCTTGAAAAAATTACAAACGCAGTTAGAAATAGTAGAAGACTAGGATTAGGTATAATGGGATTTGCTGATCTTTTATACAAACTTGATGTTCCATACAATTCTGAAGAGGGGAGACAATTTGCAGCTGATCTTATGGGGTTCATGGCATTACATGGGCATGACGAATCAAATAAACTAGGAAGAGAAAAAGGAAGCTTCCCGTTGTTTGAAAAGAGCAAATTCTTTAAAGACGAAGAATTTGTCCCATTTGCAATGGGAATGAGCAAATACGATGAAGATATCAAAAAAGTAATGAGAGAATCTAAAAAAGGAAAGAGAAATGTAGCAGTGCTGACTATTGCACCGACAGGCTCTATTTCTAACATAGCAGATACAAGTAGCGGTCTTGAACCAAATTTCTTACTTGCTTATGTTAGATATATGAATAAACATGATGGTACAAAAGAATCACTCTTTTATGTAAATAAAGTTTTAGAAAAAAAGCTTGAACCAAAAATTCTTGAGAAAATTAAAGAAAAATTAATAGAAAAAGGTTCATTGCAAGATTTAGATGTACCAGAAAAAATTAAAAAAGTATTTGTAACTGCAATGGATATTTCCCCAACGGATCATCTTTTAATGCAAGATGCTTTCCAAAGATATGTTGACAATAATATCTCTAAAACTATTAATATGCCATCAAGTGCTACAAAAGAAGAAGTTTTAAATATCTATCTTGAAGCATTAAAACTTAATGTAAGAGGACTGACAATATATAGAGATGGTTCACTGCAAACTCAAGTTTTAACTTCTGCAAAACACGTTAAAACTAAGGACGCTCCAAAAGTTCAATTTTTCCTCTTAGATGAAAAACATAAACTAAGGCCAAAACCAAGAAAGAGTACATTAAGAAGCGTTACAAGGAAATATAAATCAAACGAAAATACAACTTATATTACTGTATCTTTTGATGACAATGGAGAAGCAGTTGAAATATTCCTTTCAAATGGTACTGAACTTGCAGAATCTATTGGAAGATTATCTTCTATAGCTCTAAGAGCTGGTGTGTCAATAGAAGAAATTTTAGAACAGCTTCAAAAGGTTAACGGTGAATATACAAGAGGCCTTGCTGAAGAAATCAAAAAAGCAATAGATGATTTTATTGAACTATGGGGCAGCTCGGAAATTGAAACCGATGAAACATTTGTAATAGACGGAACAGTTAAAACTGCAGAAGAAGTAGAAAAATTTGTAATGGCAAATGACCTTGAATGGAGTGAAGGCTACTATGTAGATGAAAACGGAAATGTATATTGTCCTTCTTGTCTTTCAAAAAATAGTATAATAAAGCAGGAAGGTTGTATGAGTTGTAAAAAATGTGGCTGGAGTAAATGTAGTTAAAAAAGGCGCGCTAGTTGCGCCTTTTTTATATATTTAAAAAGTTTTCAACTTCTTTTCTTGAAGGAATAGAATTTTGTGCACCTTTTTTAGTAACTGACAAAGCAGCTGCTGCCGAGGCAAACTCCAATGATTTTTTTATATCAAGATTTTCATGCAAAGCTACAGCAAATGCTCCGTTAAAAACATCTCCCGCTGCCGTTGTATCAACAGCCTTAACTTTAAAAGATGGAATTTCCATCCTTTTATCTCCTTCAAAATAAATTACTCCTTTGCTTCCAAGTTTTACAATGAGTTTTTTTATTCCTAAACTTTTAAGCTTAAAATAACTATCTTCATATGAGACAAACTTTCCAAAGAATTTTTCCGTCAAAAACTTTACTTCTTCTTCATTCGGTGTCAAAAAATCAACAAATTGAAAAATTTCCTTTTCAATTCCACTTATTGGAGCAGGGTCGAAAATAACAATTTTTCCATTTTTACTAAAAAGTTGGGCAGCATATAAAGTTGACTCAAATGGGATTTCATTTTGAAGTAAAATGTAATCAGCTTCTAAAAGTTTTGCTTCATGCTTTTTTATAATTTCTTTAGTTAAGTTTCTATTTGCTCCAGGATATATTACAATTCTATTTTCACCTTTTCTTGTAACTTCAATAAAAGCTAAACCATTATTATCATCAACTTCCAAATATCCTTCAATGTTTAATTTGTCGTATTGGTCTTTTAAAGCTCTTCCATAAGAGTCATTACCAATACAGGTTAAAAAATAAACATTAGAATTTTTCTTAGAAAGTTTTGCTATACTAACTGCTTGGTTAGAACCTTTTCCACCAGGAAAAAACTCTAATTTTTGAGCCTTTTGAGTTTCACCAGGTAAAGTAAATCTCTCAACTGTTAAAACAACATCCATATTCGAACTTCCAACCACTGCAATCATTTTTTCAGCCCCTTATTTAGCTTTCTAGTTTTCACACTTACATTATAGCAATTTAAGATAACAAAAAAAGAGGCATTAGCCTCCTTTTTTTTGGCGTGCCCGGGGAGATTCGAACTCCCAACCTTCAGATCCGCAGTCTGACGCTCTATCCAATTGAGCTACGGGCACATACTATTTAATTTAAAAAAGGGGGAACTATCCCCCACTTTTTGGCGGAGAGGGAGGGATTCGAACCCTCGGTGGGGTTACCCCCACACTTGCTTAGCAGGCAAGCGCCTTCGACCACTCGGCCACCTCTCCAAATATCACATGTAAAATTTTAACTTAAAATAAGAAAAATGTCAAGGATTACAATTTACTAAAATATTCCTCCAGGGGAAATCCCCTGAAGGAAACAATTTAAAACGAAATATTTCCAAAAAGATCAAAATAATATCCTGAAAAATCGCTTCTTATTTTAAATCCTACATTGTAATCTTCTTTATATATGCCGTATCCTAAATACCATTTATCCAATAATGTTGTATGATTATATCCTGCTAACAAACCATATTTATCAAAGATATAAATTATTGAATCAACATTGTAACTTCCATTTTCAATATTATAGCTTGAGGTTAAATCCAAATAATTCATACTCAACAAAAATTCTACTCTACCTTTGGCATATTTAAGCTCTGTTTCAAAGCCTTCTAAATTTATACTGGCTATTGCTGCAAAGCTGTTTGAATTTATGAAATAGCCTCCATACAATTTTGTATAATAATCAAATAATTTCAAATTGTAACCTACAATAACTACACTTTCATCTACAAAATAATTATCACTATAGTTTACTTCAATGCCTACAACATTCAACCCTACAATCCATGACAACTGGTTACTATCTGCTCCAAAGCCTAAATAATATTTTTCATCATAACTTACAAAAATCCCAGTCTTTAATCCCTCAATTGGAAAATCTAATGCATAATTGTAATGCGCTAAAAATTCAAGCTTTTCATTAACAAGTTCCAACTTGGCATAATTAATACTTGCCCCATCATATTTCAAAGAAAATTCCAAATTATCATTCGGTCGGTATATAAGCTCTAAACTATTACTAAATCCTTGACCTTTTAGTAGATTTTTTTCGTCATATTTGTAAGATAGATTAAAGCTATAGCTACCGCTTATACCAACTGAAGATTTAGTTTCTTGCTCCGGCTTTTCAATAACCAAAGTTCCATCTTTTTCAACAATTTCAAAAACGCCATTTTTACCGCCATAACCATCTGGGACATAACCTGGTGCATTAGGATCTTCCTGCCAAGTTTGGTTATTATTTATCTCAAATACATATTTATACTCATACTTTCCAGGAGAAAGTACAAGAGAAACTTGCCAATATCCATCTACATTTTGCATTTCAATATCCTGTGGATTCCAGTTATTAAATGAACCCGCAAGATATGCTTTAGAAGCTTGTGGCTTTTCAACTTTAAAATATACTTTTCCATCAATTATACTTACACCTAGTGGCACTTCTTTTTTCTCAACTTTTTCAACTGTATTTTCAACTGGACTTCCCACTTTAAGCTGACCATTTTCTTCATATACCTTCAAAACAGAATTTTTGCCACCAAAGCCATCAGGTAAATATGCAAAAGCGTTAGGATCCTCAACCCAAGTATCACCATTTACAACAAACTTATATTGATACACACCATTATCAAGTTCCAAAGCTGCTTCCCACCAGCCATCTCCAATATCATACATTTCAATGTCATCTGCATCCCAATTGTTAAAATCTCCTGCTATCATAACATATTCTGCATCTGGATTATAGTACCTTATAACAACATACCCTTCTTCATCAACAAATATGGTATCCTCTCTTGATGTATTAACTTCATATTCTTTGCTTTCGTTTCCAGTATTACTATTATTTTCAGTACCACCAACCGGCTTTATAACTAATTTTCCATTTTCATTCACAAGAAGAAAAGCTCCATTCTTTCCACCAAAGCCGTCATCTACATATGAGGGGGCATCTGGGTCTTCAATCCACCTAGAACCATCAACAACAAATTTGTATTGGTATTCACCTGGTAAAAGTTCTAAAGAAATTTTCCAGACGCCATTTTCATTTACCATAGGATTTGCACTAACAGACCAATTATTGAAATTTCCTGCAAGATATACCTGTTGTGCTTCAACTTCAAATGTAAATACCACCATTCCATTTTCAACGTAAATAGAAGCAAATAAAAAGCTAAATAGAAAGGTTATAAGAAATAAAGATAATTTTTTCACCATTTTAAAACACCTCCATTACCACCAGGTATTAAATTCAACTGAGACTATCTTTTTAAACGTATTTACATTGTAAAAATCTCCATTTCCAACCATTATCTTAAGCTCTCCATTTGAAAAAGCATTAGACTTTAATTCAAAATATGCAGTAGCACGTTTTTCATAAACACCATTTATTCTTTGAATTTTTCCAAACAAGTTAAACATACCAATTCTTTTTGACAACTCTAGATAATATACTTCTCCTAGTGTTCCAACAGTATTATGCGCAGGCTTTCCAAATGAATAAGATAACTTACCATTTATATCAAAAAGATTGAATGGTACATTAACTGAAACATTAAAATCTCCCCATTTATCTGGCGTTAGTCCAAATTCATCAAATCCATCCTTTGAAAAGGATATAGAAAATGCTGAAAAATCATAGCTTAACCCCGCATTACTATATTTAAGAAAGTTATCTCCATTTTTATCACTTTTTAAATTTGTCCAAATAGTACCTTTTTGCATGTTATACCAAATATTAACAACATATCTGTTTTCAAGGCTTATGTTAGTATAATCCGCAAGTAAAACATTAGAGCCTGAAAATGTTATTTTAACACCCCATTTCCAATCTTTCTCAGATAAACCAACTTGTAAAATGCTTTTTTCAAAAGAATAGTCACTATAATCTGTATACACCGCTTCAAATAAATAATTTAAGCCTTTTTGAAGTGTAAATTCTAACATATAATCTTTAACATTATCTCTTAAACTGTATAAAAGCTTAAAGTTATTTGATGCATATTTAAAATAATTTAGTTTCAAACTGTTAAAAGAGTAAAAATAAAAATTTGAGTAACTTGCAACAAATCCATCTGAGCCCATGTCAAACTTGTATAATCCCAACAAATCATCAGTTTCTCCAAATACCCTATTTTTATAAACATTTATCCCAAAGTTATCTTTGTAAAAATTAACTTCTGCTGAATCCAGCCTATCGTCTTTTAAAGAAAAGGTTGCCGAAAAATCACTTCCCAACCCCGAAAGATTTGTCCAAAATTCTGTGTAGGTATTATAACTTGGTAAAAATGTTGGAAAGTCATTAGTAAAGTCTGCCACAAATGTAAACTTAAATGAATATGAAGGAGAAACACTGGCAAAATATATACAAGTTATTAAAATAGAAAATACTATAAATATTTTCTTCACTTTATCACCTCACTTATTTAACAAATGCCTTTAAAATACTTAACTGTGGGTAGTATTCAACAACAATTGAACTTCCATCTTTATCAGCAACAAAGTATCCATCTTGTCCCATACCTGCGTTGTAATTTTTACCATCAAATTGTTCTTCCCAAGGCTTCCAATCAGAGTTTCTCGCTATCTTAA
This region includes:
- a CDS encoding adenosylcobalamin-dependent ribonucleoside-diphosphate reductase, which codes for MYEDIIKHWLDVEPSKNAYKILSERYFTKDISGNFLENKWEDVCRRVARVVATSELVNNPQVKKMDDAKKLEIIKETEETFFKMLKARIFIPNSPTLFNAGMGVRYELLWKPIENMTLSDYQEIYNTRNHLHMLSACFVVPVDDSINGIFEAVKEYALITKAGGGIGSNFSSLRPKGSFVAGTHGQASGPVSFMHVFNSAIGVVEQGYKRRGALMGILNINHPDIEEFITAKENNDGEKVLKYFNISVGIPFDKKELLKLYEEDGEIELSHPKFTEKRYIKARDIIKQIAENAWKTGDPGLAFLHEMNKYYPLYPEMEIISTNPCGEIGLAPYEACNLGSIDVAKFATEDGQVDWDALEDTVRLAVRFLDNVIDVNVFPLEKITNAVRNSRRLGLGIMGFADLLYKLDVPYNSEEGRQFAADLMGFMALHGHDESNKLGREKGSFPLFEKSKFFKDEEFVPFAMGMSKYDEDIKKVMRESKKGKRNVAVLTIAPTGSISNIADTSSGLEPNFLLAYVRYMNKHDGTKESLFYVNKVLEKKLEPKILEKIKEKLIEKGSLQDLDVPEKIKKVFVTAMDISPTDHLLMQDAFQRYVDNNISKTINMPSSATKEEVLNIYLEALKLNVRGLTIYRDGSLQTQVLTSAKHVKTKDAPKVQFFLLDEKHKLRPKPRKSTLRSVTRKYKSNENTTYITVSFDDNGEAVEIFLSNGTELAESIGRLSSIALRAGVSIEEILEQLQKVNGEYTRGLAEEIKKAIDDFIELWGSSEIETDETFVIDGTVKTAEEVEKFVMANDLEWSEGYYVDENGNVYCPSCLSKNSIIKQEGCMSCKKCGWSKCS
- a CDS encoding anaerobic ribonucleoside-triphosphate reductase — protein: MFVKFGYSEDFDLQFKKLEEKYGSEIFELEGFGKNLDIDYFNKKFFANEKIGDLSIDTNANVRSKHIGTYFAEVNKPFTKLNSIYVIWKKMKKLYGKEDANKFLEAQINGAIYLHDAHHAAFMPYCFAYTLQPIVEKGLPFIDTIQSIPAQHLSTFIQHVIQFVMFASNQSSGAVGLPDFFVWMWYYVKKDLEEGIIPKDKIDWYIEQHFQILTYSFNQPIRTHQSPYTNFTYLDRNYIKAIFEGEKYPDGTPIVNELENIIKLQKHYWEWVAKERERQMFTFPVLTASLLYKDGKFVDEDSARFINKINLKWQDTNWYISDSIDAVASCCRLTSSTKEIKLSLSADPEDTKLKGMANSIGGSDLNIGSFKVVTINLPRIALEANGDKDKFFEILNERVDLVQKILHVVRTIIQERIEQDVLPLYKVGLMKLERQYGTIGITGVWESSDFMGLTELSAEGLKYSKDGEMFVSQTLDFIKSKAEEGFKKYGFTFNIEQVPAEKAAVTLAKKDAIIFGKERQPYELYSNQWVPLTAETDMMNRIKYSGKFDKKVSGGAILHINIGAPFKSEEDSWKMVNLIAKKGVMYFAFNQKISVCNEGHAFIGKRCPICGKEKAEEYIRIVGYLVPINSFNKTRRNYEYSKRKFYSLEVM
- a CDS encoding isoamylase early set domain-containing protein gives rise to the protein MVKKLSLFLITFLFSFLFASIYVENGMVVFTFEVEAQQVYLAGNFNNWSVSANPMVNENGVWKISLELLPGEYQYKFVVDGSRWIEDPDAPSYVDDGFGGKNGAFLLVNENGKLVIKPVGGTENNSNTGNESKEYEVNTSREDTIFVDEEGYVVIRYYNPDAEYVMIAGDFNNWDADDIEMYDIGDGWWEAALELDNGVYQYKFVVNGDTWVEDPNAFAYLPDGFGGKNSVLKVYEENGQLKVGSPVENTVEKVEKKEVPLGVSIIDGKVYFKVEKPQASKAYLAGSFNNWNPQDIEMQNVDGYWQVSLVLSPGKYEYKYVFEINNNQTWQEDPNAPGYVPDGYGGKNGVFEIVEKDGTLVIEKPEQETKSSVGISGSYSFNLSYKYDEKNLLKGQGFSNSLELIYRPNDNLEFSLKYDGASINYAKLELVNEKLEFLAHYNYALDFPIEGLKTGIFVSYDEKYYLGFGADSNQLSWIVGLNVVGIEVNYSDNYFVDESVVIVGYNLKLFDYYTKLYGGYFINSNSFAAIASINLEGFETELKYAKGRVEFLLSMNYLDLTSSYNIENGSYNVDSIIYIFDKYGLLAGYNHTTLLDKWYLGYGIYKEDYNVGFKIRSDFSGYYFDLFGNISF
- the rbsK gene encoding ribokinase; protein product: MIAVVGSSNMDVVLTVERFTLPGETQKAQKLEFFPGGKGSNQAVSIAKLSKKNSNVYFLTCIGNDSYGRALKDQYDKLNIEGYLEVDDNNGLAFIEVTRKGENRIVIYPGANRNLTKEIIKKHEAKLLEADYILLQNEIPFESTLYAAQLFSKNGKIVIFDPAPISGIEKEIFQFVDFLTPNEEEVKFLTEKFFGKFVSYEDSYFKLKSLGIKKLIVKLGSKGVIYFEGDKRMEIPSFKVKAVDTTAAGDVFNGAFAVALHENLDIKKSLEFASAAAALSVTKKGAQNSIPSRKEVENFLNI
- a CDS encoding 4Fe-4S cluster-binding domain-containing protein, with the protein product MTVYVNRIFFSTNDHPKLLGLSIYFQGCDRSPKCLLCHNKETWEPYKGFKYDLEDLIQILKDKINYALESYDKIAVVYLGGEPLAPYNRDAVFQISKELKEEFSEKIVNTLYSWRTLEEIERQNLENYIEYMDELVLGPYDYTQRNVDEKGNVLFPASKNQKYIRLNKVLSK